One Sodalis praecaptivus DNA segment encodes these proteins:
- a CDS encoding DUF1992 domain-containing protein, whose amino-acid sequence MGLIDDWAERHIQQAQQAGEFDALPGYGKPLQLDDDSAVPETLRTGYRLLKNAGYLPAELQDRKEALQLADLLHTLCEDDPRFAPLDARLRLLEMKLRQSGLSTDFLHQHYQQQLRARFART is encoded by the coding sequence ATGGGACTCATTGACGACTGGGCCGAACGTCATATACAGCAAGCGCAGCAGGCGGGAGAGTTTGATGCGCTGCCTGGCTATGGCAAGCCGCTGCAGTTGGATGACGACAGCGCCGTGCCGGAAACGCTGCGTACCGGCTACCGGCTGCTCAAAAACGCCGGCTACCTGCCGGCGGAGCTGCAGGATCGCAAAGAAGCCTTGCAGCTTGCGGATCTGCTCCACACGCTGTGCGAGGACGACCCTCGTTTCGCGCCTCTGGATGCCAGGCTGCGGCTGTTGGAGATGAAGCTGCGACAGTCCGGGCTCAGCACAGATTTTTTACATCAGCATTACCAGCAACAACTGCGCGCGCGTTTTGCACGAACTTGA
- the fhuE gene encoding ferric-rhodotorulic acid/ferric-coprogen receptor FhuE → MFSANDSSMGRGPSYLAAAIALALMPSAAFAASAATDSTEETIVVKGTTDADAAADSQNQDYSVPTTTSGTKMPMVLRDIPQSVSIISQQRMADQQLHSLGDVMTYTTGISRNLSGSDRDLYYSRGFQIDNYMVDGIPTYFESRWNLGDSATDTALYDRVEVVRGANGLMTGTGNPSAAINMVRKHATSREFKGDLTAEYGSWDKQRYVADLQSPLTESGNVRGRIVAGYQDNDSWLDRYNNKKTFFSGIIDADLSDSTSLAAGYEYQRIDTNSPTWAGLPRWNSDGSVRHYDRAHSTAPDWAYNDKEINKFFVTLTQRFADNWQATLNATHTNTKFDSQMMYLDAVVNKETGQLVGPYGNYGAGYDYVGGTGWNTGERKVDSVDLFTDGKYELLGRQHTVMLGGSYSRQTNRYLNTWANIYPDELGSFYDYDGNFPETQWGQQTVAQDDKTYMKSLYAATRISLADPLNLIIGARYTNWRIDAMTYSMEKNHTSPYAGLVYDIDENWSAYASYTSIFQPQNYRDSSGKYLAPITGNNYEIGVKSDWMGSRLTTTLAVFRIEQDNVAQSTGQIIQGSTDTAYRGVDGTVSKGVEFEINGAITDNWQMTFGATRYVATDSDNKAVSPELPRTTLKLFTSYRPQVAPDLTVGGGVNWQNHVYQDISTAYGTWRAEQGSYAVVDLFSRYQLTKNLSIQANIHNLFDKTYDTSVSNTIVYGEPRNFSLSANYHF, encoded by the coding sequence ATGTTTTCCGCCAATGATTCATCAATGGGGCGCGGGCCATCGTATTTGGCCGCCGCCATTGCCTTGGCATTGATGCCAAGCGCCGCCTTTGCCGCTTCCGCCGCCACCGACAGCACTGAAGAGACCATTGTTGTGAAAGGGACCACCGATGCCGACGCGGCAGCGGACAGCCAGAATCAGGATTACAGCGTCCCGACCACGACCAGCGGCACCAAAATGCCGATGGTGTTGCGCGATATTCCGCAGTCGGTCAGTATCATCAGCCAACAGCGGATGGCGGATCAACAGCTCCATTCGCTGGGTGATGTGATGACATACACCACCGGGATCAGTAGGAACCTGTCAGGATCGGATCGCGACCTCTATTATTCCCGCGGTTTCCAAATAGACAATTACATGGTCGATGGCATTCCCACCTATTTCGAGTCTCGCTGGAACTTGGGCGATTCCGCGACGGATACCGCGCTCTATGACCGGGTAGAAGTGGTGCGAGGCGCCAATGGGCTAATGACGGGAACGGGCAACCCTTCCGCGGCGATCAATATGGTGCGCAAACATGCGACCAGCCGTGAGTTTAAAGGCGATCTTACCGCCGAATACGGTAGCTGGGACAAACAACGGTATGTGGCCGATTTGCAAAGCCCTCTTACTGAAAGCGGCAACGTGCGCGGCCGCATCGTGGCCGGCTATCAGGATAACGACTCGTGGCTCGATCGCTATAACAATAAGAAAACCTTCTTCTCAGGCATCATTGATGCCGATCTGAGCGACTCCACGAGTCTCGCCGCCGGATACGAATATCAGCGCATCGATACCAATAGCCCGACCTGGGCAGGCTTGCCGCGCTGGAATAGCGATGGCAGCGTCAGGCACTACGACCGAGCCCACAGCACCGCGCCGGACTGGGCCTACAATGATAAAGAAATCAATAAGTTTTTCGTCACTTTGACCCAGCGTTTCGCCGATAATTGGCAGGCCACGCTAAACGCCACCCATACCAATACCAAATTTGATAGCCAGATGATGTATCTGGACGCGGTAGTCAACAAAGAGACCGGGCAATTAGTCGGCCCCTATGGCAACTATGGCGCCGGCTATGATTATGTCGGCGGGACGGGCTGGAACACCGGCGAGCGCAAAGTGGATTCGGTCGATCTGTTCACCGACGGCAAATATGAACTGTTGGGACGTCAGCATACCGTAATGCTGGGAGGCAGCTACAGCCGGCAAACCAACCGCTACCTGAACACCTGGGCCAACATTTATCCTGACGAGTTAGGGAGTTTCTACGATTATGACGGTAATTTCCCAGAAACCCAATGGGGCCAACAGACCGTCGCGCAGGATGATAAAACCTACATGAAATCGCTGTACGCAGCGACCCGCATTTCATTAGCCGATCCGCTAAACCTGATTATTGGCGCCCGTTATACCAACTGGCGCATTGATGCCATGACCTACAGTATGGAGAAAAACCATACCTCGCCCTACGCGGGTTTGGTGTATGACATTGATGAAAACTGGTCGGCCTACGCCAGTTATACTTCTATCTTCCAGCCACAAAACTACCGCGACAGCTCGGGTAAATACCTCGCGCCCATCACCGGTAACAACTATGAAATCGGGGTGAAATCCGACTGGATGGGTAGCCGCCTGACCACAACGTTAGCCGTCTTCAGAATTGAGCAGGATAACGTCGCGCAAAGCACCGGCCAGATAATTCAAGGATCCACCGACACCGCTTATCGGGGCGTGGACGGCACCGTAAGCAAAGGGGTGGAATTCGAGATTAACGGAGCCATAACCGATAATTGGCAAATGACGTTCGGCGCCACGCGCTATGTCGCCACCGATAGCGATAACAAAGCGGTGAGCCCGGAACTGCCGCGCACCACGCTCAAACTGTTCACCAGCTATCGTCCGCAGGTTGCGCCGGATTTGACGGTGGGCGGCGGGGTCAATTGGCAGAACCACGTGTACCAGGATATCTCCACCGCCTACGGTACTTGGCGTGCGGAACAGGGCAGCTATGCGGTGGTCGACTTGTTCAGCCGCTACC
- a CDS encoding alternative ribosome-rescue factor A codes for MKENYRHTKGTIQDNALAALLHDPLFRQRREKNKKGKGSYNRKHQQGKNWEASGKRIIDTVATGFLVCCRTACGLTFSAAAR; via the coding sequence ATGAAAGAAAACTATCGCCACACCAAAGGCACTATTCAAGACAACGCGCTTGCGGCACTGCTGCACGATCCGCTGTTTCGTCAACGGCGCGAAAAAAATAAGAAAGGGAAAGGCAGTTACAATCGTAAACACCAGCAGGGGAAGAACTGGGAGGCCAGTGGCAAACGCATCATTGATACGGTTGCCACTGGTTTTCTGGTTTGCTGCCGAACAGCGTGTGGATTAACGTTTTCGGCTGCGGCCCGTTAA
- the mscL gene encoding large-conductance mechanosensitive channel protein MscL produces MSFLQEFRKFAMRGNVVDLAVGIIIGAAFGKIVSSLVANVIMPPLGLLIGGIDFKQFSWVLKPAQGDTPAVVMEYGIFLQNIFDFIIVAFAVFCIIKLINRMHRKEAEKPAEPPKPSAEETLLTEIRDLLKQQNNAVAPGTTTISGQTPPPKL; encoded by the coding sequence ATGAGTTTCTTACAAGAATTCCGCAAATTCGCGATGCGTGGCAACGTGGTCGACCTGGCGGTCGGTATTATCATCGGTGCCGCTTTCGGCAAAATCGTCTCTTCTTTAGTGGCCAACGTCATCATGCCGCCGCTGGGGTTGCTGATCGGCGGGATTGATTTTAAGCAATTCAGTTGGGTGCTCAAGCCGGCGCAGGGAGACACGCCGGCGGTGGTCATGGAGTATGGTATTTTCCTGCAAAATATCTTTGATTTCATCATCGTAGCCTTTGCCGTGTTCTGTATCATTAAACTTATTAACAGAATGCATCGCAAAGAGGCGGAAAAACCGGCCGAGCCGCCGAAACCGAGTGCGGAAGAGACGCTGCTTACCGAGATTCGCGATCTCTTGAAACAGCAAAACAATGCCGTAGCGCCGGGTACAACGACGATAAGCGGCCAAACGCCGCCGCCTAAACTCTAA